From a single Oligoflexia bacterium genomic region:
- a CDS encoding LON peptidase substrate-binding domain-containing protein, producing MVVLPIFALPNSILFPGVYVPLHIFEDRFKAMLKNIEREGTEMALSYAPELQAGKNFPSMICGAGIVRIIKRYDNGATDILVFGTKRVKFNKYVQELPYLIGEGEILQLDREMPKTTEQQLLTELREMLINWIFMNFDESSRAISFFKNVEDLEPICNFVAYYFITDYEKKQKLLEENNLEVKAQSIWKFLKDMDSMSKGPDNKMIFFPGTGGGPGGGSGGGSTDDGESIN from the coding sequence GTGGTAGTACTTCCGATTTTCGCACTTCCGAATTCAATATTATTCCCTGGGGTCTATGTTCCCTTGCATATTTTTGAAGATCGTTTCAAGGCAATGCTCAAGAATATTGAGCGTGAAGGTACAGAAATGGCCTTAAGCTACGCGCCAGAATTACAGGCGGGTAAAAATTTTCCGTCAATGATTTGTGGTGCTGGAATTGTGCGAATAATTAAGCGTTATGATAATGGCGCAACAGATATTCTCGTATTCGGAACAAAGCGCGTGAAATTTAATAAGTACGTTCAAGAATTGCCCTACCTAATAGGAGAGGGTGAGATTTTACAACTTGATCGCGAGATGCCAAAAACCACAGAGCAGCAATTACTTACTGAATTAAGGGAAATGCTGATCAACTGGATCTTCATGAACTTTGATGAATCATCGCGAGCCATTTCGTTTTTTAAAAATGTCGAAGATTTAGAGCCCATCTGTAATTTTGTGGCCTATTACTTCATCACTGATTATGAGAAAAAACAAAAGTTACTCGAAGAAAACAATCTCGAAGTTAAAGCGCAAAGTATTTGGAAATTCTTAAAAGACATGGATTCTATGAGTAAAGGTCCAGATAACAAGATGATATTTTTCCCAGGTACAGGTGGTGGCCCAGGGGGCGGATCCGGCGGCGGTAGTACTGATGACGGTGAAAGCATTAATTAG
- a CDS encoding hemolysin family protein — MGTGFFGAITIDILFACLCVVFNAFFVMAEYSLVKVRFSRIQELAEGGDERAPLVLKLLEDIEGYLAVTQLGITLMSLSLGWIGEPAIAYTIESLIPINISIDPVIIHTAAVIIAFMIISFFHIVLGELVPRTLAIRSAEKVVLAMAPFLYWARNFFRPLLWLFDSSAKFLLGLLGVRTGVRLHEKLTEEELRLVLTESLGKGALTDAKLDLIDNVFDFSKRTAKHALIARDGIVSLDISQPIDVNLTTAKQNNHTRYPLCDGSIDNVIGLINFKDVLWQSEASREHMELKNIRRDILFVPENKPLTKLLKDFQRNKIHMAIVIDEFGVTIGLVTLEDVLEELVGEIQDEYDQEASRIQLLRDGTYLIEGGTLIDEVEDKLSIRIDKLNNTTIGGAVLSKIGRLPKIGDVADFDNFSFVVKLLKGRRISSIQVIKKVKGQNQ; from the coding sequence ATGGGAACTGGTTTTTTCGGCGCAATCACTATAGACATTTTATTTGCCTGCCTTTGTGTAGTTTTTAACGCTTTTTTCGTTATGGCAGAGTACTCGCTCGTTAAAGTGAGATTTTCTCGCATTCAAGAACTTGCTGAGGGTGGTGATGAGCGTGCGCCGCTGGTTTTAAAACTCTTAGAAGATATCGAAGGCTACTTAGCAGTCACCCAGTTGGGTATCACGCTTATGAGTTTGAGTTTGGGTTGGATAGGCGAGCCAGCCATTGCGTATACTATTGAGAGCCTCATTCCTATAAACATAAGTATTGATCCTGTTATTATACATACGGCAGCGGTCATCATTGCGTTTATGATCATTTCGTTTTTTCATATTGTACTAGGCGAATTAGTTCCCAGAACCTTGGCAATTCGCTCTGCTGAAAAAGTAGTTTTAGCAATGGCGCCTTTTCTCTATTGGGCGAGAAACTTTTTTAGACCACTTTTATGGTTATTTGATTCGAGCGCAAAATTTCTCTTAGGTCTTTTGGGTGTGCGCACGGGGGTTCGACTTCACGAAAAACTTACTGAAGAAGAATTGCGTTTAGTTTTAACTGAAAGTTTAGGTAAAGGTGCGCTCACTGACGCAAAACTTGATTTAATTGATAATGTATTTGATTTTTCAAAACGGACTGCAAAACATGCGCTCATTGCTCGTGACGGTATCGTGAGTCTTGATATTAGCCAACCGATTGATGTCAATCTCACAACAGCAAAACAAAATAATCATACAAGATATCCGCTCTGTGATGGCTCAATTGACAATGTCATCGGACTTATTAATTTTAAAGACGTGCTTTGGCAAAGTGAAGCGAGTCGTGAGCATATGGAACTAAAAAACATACGTCGTGATATTCTTTTTGTGCCGGAGAATAAACCCCTAACTAAGCTGCTTAAAGATTTTCAAAGAAACAAAATTCATATGGCCATTGTAATTGACGAATTTGGTGTGACAATTGGTCTTGTTACCTTAGAAGACGTTTTAGAAGAACTTGTTGGTGAAATTCAAGATGAGTATGATCAAGAGGCCTCACGTATTCAACTTTTGCGTGATGGTACATACCTTATTGAAGGTGGCACACTTATAGATGAGGTTGAAGATAAACTCAGCATTCGCATTGATAAACTTAATAATACCACCATTGGCGGAGCCGTACTTTCTAAAATAGGACGTTTACCAAAAATTGGTGACGTTGCTGATTTTGATAACTTTAGCTTTGTTGTGAAACTGCTAAAAGGTCGTCGCATTTCATCTATTCAAGTTATCAAAAAAGTAAAAGGCCAAAACCAGTAG
- the polX gene encoding DNA polymerase/3'-5' exonuclease PolX: MDRDKLATLINEIATYLDLLGENPFKIRAHQNAVRIIESFDGDLEKAIKSGAIGEVKGIGPALKEKFEEFLKSGEITEHKKLQKKIPQGLMEMIRIPGLGPKKVRAIYNKLNITSVGELEYACKENRLVKLEGFGEKTQVKILKNIEFVKKYQESFLYSDAALEAQILVAALKSVKGVTKIEVGGSLRRRKEIVRDIDILVATSDPKSVTKKFSTHPSVESITGSGETKTSVVLKNGMACDLRVVTEQEFPFALLYFTGSKEHNTVMRQIAKDKGLKLNEYGLYKGEKPTPCKTEAEIFEKLGLVYISPEMRENNGEIEAAKKKSLPQLIERDQIRGIFHCHTTDSDGTNTLEEMVGAAQKLGFEYIGISDHSATSAGYAHGMKKDRLLEQFKAIEALQKKFKIKIFKGIESDILSDGSLDYEDAVLKKFDFIIGSIHQGFTLSQDQMTKRVLKAVKNPYLDFLGHPTGRLLLAREAFEINMHTIIDEAAKQGVIIELNANPQRLDMDWRLGKYLKEKGGRVSINPDAHSIAGLEDVEYGVGIARKAWLSAENIVNTLPADKVLAALPRARHLK, from the coding sequence ATGGATCGTGATAAACTTGCCACTCTTATAAATGAAATTGCCACTTATCTTGATCTTCTTGGTGAAAATCCTTTTAAAATTCGAGCCCATCAAAATGCTGTTCGCATCATTGAATCATTTGATGGTGATTTAGAAAAAGCCATCAAGAGTGGAGCCATTGGTGAAGTAAAAGGCATTGGTCCAGCACTTAAAGAAAAATTCGAAGAGTTTTTAAAATCAGGTGAAATTACTGAGCATAAAAAACTTCAAAAAAAAATCCCTCAAGGTCTCATGGAGATGATTCGTATCCCTGGTCTCGGGCCAAAAAAGGTGCGCGCAATTTATAACAAACTAAATATCACATCAGTGGGTGAGCTTGAATATGCCTGTAAAGAAAATAGATTAGTAAAACTTGAGGGCTTTGGTGAAAAAACCCAAGTGAAGATTTTAAAAAACATTGAGTTTGTTAAAAAATATCAAGAATCGTTTCTATACTCCGATGCAGCCCTTGAGGCTCAAATTTTAGTTGCGGCACTTAAAAGTGTTAAGGGCGTTACTAAAATTGAAGTGGGTGGGTCGTTAAGACGTCGAAAGGAAATCGTACGTGACATCGATATTCTTGTGGCTACGAGTGATCCAAAGTCTGTAACTAAAAAGTTTTCAACACATCCCAGTGTTGAGAGCATCACTGGCAGTGGTGAAACAAAAACAAGTGTTGTTTTAAAAAATGGAATGGCTTGCGATTTACGAGTTGTTACTGAGCAAGAATTTCCGTTTGCGCTATTGTATTTTACAGGCAGTAAAGAACACAACACCGTCATGCGCCAAATTGCCAAAGACAAAGGTTTAAAACTTAATGAGTATGGTTTGTACAAGGGAGAAAAACCAACACCTTGTAAAACAGAAGCAGAAATTTTTGAAAAACTAGGGCTTGTTTATATTTCACCAGAAATGCGCGAGAATAACGGCGAAATTGAAGCTGCAAAAAAGAAAAGTCTTCCCCAATTAATTGAGCGCGACCAAATTAGAGGCATATTTCATTGTCATACAACTGATAGTGACGGAACAAATACATTAGAAGAAATGGTCGGGGCTGCCCAAAAACTAGGTTTTGAATATATTGGTATCAGTGATCACTCAGCTACTTCAGCTGGATACGCCCATGGAATGAAAAAAGATCGCCTTCTTGAACAATTTAAAGCCATTGAAGCCCTTCAGAAAAAATTTAAAATTAAAATTTTTAAAGGCATTGAATCAGATATTTTAAGTGATGGTAGCTTAGATTATGAAGATGCTGTGTTAAAGAAATTTGATTTCATCATCGGAAGTATTCATCAAGGGTTTACATTATCTCAAGATCAAATGACCAAAAGAGTTCTCAAAGCTGTAAAAAATCCCTATTTAGATTTTCTAGGTCATCCCACGGGGCGTTTACTATTAGCTCGAGAAGCATTTGAAATAAACATGCACACGATTATTGACGAGGCAGCCAAACAGGGTGTCATCATTGAGTTGAATGCAAACCCACAGCGACTCGACATGGATTGGCGACTTGGTAAATATCTAAAAGAAAAAGGTGGGCGTGTAAGTATTAATCCCGATGCTCATAGTATTGCAGGTCTTGAAGACGTGGAGTACGGGGTGGGTATCGCGCGTAAGGCTTGGCTGAGTGCTGAAAATATCGTTAACACATTGCCTGCTGATAAAGTACTCGCTGCACTTCCTCGCGCTCGTCATCTTAAGTAG
- the def gene encoding peptide deformylase produces MAIRKVAQLGHPVLRLVAKKVPENKIKTPEIQQLIDDLIETMHEYSGVGLAAPQVHESLQIAVMEVNENPRYPDEDEILITVFINPVITPLTKETMEFWEGCLSVEGLRGAVSRPKKIRLQALDRDGKKIDKEFEGFSAIAIQHEVDHLFGKIFIDRVEDTTKLAFVEEFRKYHLETAKELD; encoded by the coding sequence ATGGCAATTCGAAAAGTAGCTCAACTTGGTCACCCGGTTTTACGACTTGTGGCTAAAAAAGTTCCAGAAAATAAAATCAAAACTCCTGAGATACAACAACTCATCGACGATTTGATCGAAACCATGCACGAATACAGTGGTGTGGGTCTCGCTGCCCCTCAAGTCCATGAGAGTCTTCAAATTGCGGTGATGGAAGTAAACGAGAATCCTCGATATCCAGATGAAGATGAGATTTTGATTACTGTTTTTATAAATCCTGTGATCACCCCTTTGACAAAAGAAACCATGGAATTTTGGGAGGGTTGTTTAAGTGTCGAGGGCCTCAGAGGTGCAGTGAGCAGACCTAAAAAAATAAGGCTTCAAGCCCTTGATCGCGATGGAAAGAAAATTGATAAAGAATTCGAAGGTTTTTCGGCCATTGCTATACAACATGAAGTAGATCATCTTTTTGGTAAAATCTTTATTGATCGAGTCGAAGACACAACCAAACTAGCCTTTGTAGAAGAATTTCGTAAGTATCATTTAGAAACCGCGAAAGAGCTCGATTAA
- a CDS encoding M23 family metallopeptidase, with the protein MLKLGLALISVVICSAASAFVSESTTLKVLATRGDFSNQLIPLAPLARWQSPVKNIPVTSCYGPRRLLNKFADFHEGIDYGAATNTPVHAVASGKVLWTGFVGCSGHVIILQHRLKNRAVVYSLYKHLKNFVVKVGQQVRPGQMIAYSGSSGRQLLRSQEASKRGCVIGPHLHVEFKLLRPGLTAGSVQETVKRTRGHLSDMVMPMHPALFIPELQGRCS; encoded by the coding sequence GTGCTTAAACTGGGTTTAGCCCTTATTAGCGTAGTCATTTGTTCAGCTGCGTCTGCATTTGTTTCTGAGTCTACGACTCTGAAAGTTCTAGCTACTCGTGGAGATTTTTCTAATCAACTTATACCCCTAGCACCCCTAGCTAGGTGGCAATCGCCTGTTAAAAACATACCCGTGACATCTTGTTATGGACCAAGACGCCTGCTTAATAAATTTGCCGATTTTCATGAGGGAATTGATTACGGCGCTGCTACCAACACACCTGTGCACGCTGTAGCTTCTGGAAAAGTTTTGTGGACTGGTTTTGTTGGGTGTTCAGGTCATGTTATTATTCTTCAACATCGATTAAAGAATCGTGCTGTCGTCTATTCACTTTATAAACATCTTAAAAACTTTGTAGTCAAAGTTGGTCAACAAGTTCGCCCCGGTCAAATGATTGCCTATTCGGGGTCGTCAGGACGACAACTTCTACGTAGCCAAGAAGCCTCAAAACGTGGCTGTGTCATCGGCCCCCATCTACATGTGGAATTTAAACTCTTACGCCCGGGTTTGACTGCTGGTAGTGTGCAAGAAACCGTAAAGCGAACCCGTGGGCATTTATCAGATATGGTTATGCCAATGCATCCTGCCCTTTTTATACCTGAACTTCAGGGTCGTTGTTCTTGA
- a CDS encoding DoxX family protein, with protein sequence MLIAFLESMKYMGHLWPIALLRIYIGYYFLSESLTKFKSDFLEQSFLQDILQRWWVEGMPPETVTFIQSWILPHWQIFNYVVVIGQLLVGIAYIAGFVVRPAAILAILLNSCFIVAGASEYLLTNKLLIAMHLTFLFIGAGRCFGFDYYFYKRVRGLWW encoded by the coding sequence ATGCTAATAGCGTTTCTTGAAAGCATGAAATATATGGGGCATCTCTGGCCCATAGCGTTGCTTAGAATATATATTGGCTATTATTTTCTTTCCGAAAGTCTCACTAAATTTAAGAGTGATTTTTTAGAACAATCTTTTCTTCAAGATATTTTACAACGCTGGTGGGTAGAGGGAATGCCCCCAGAGACAGTCACTTTTATACAAAGTTGGATTTTACCACATTGGCAAATATTTAATTATGTCGTTGTTATCGGCCAATTATTAGTAGGAATCGCTTATATCGCTGGTTTCGTGGTGAGACCCGCAGCAATACTAGCTATATTACTAAACTCGTGTTTCATAGTAGCTGGAGCATCGGAGTATCTCTTGACCAATAAATTATTAATCGCAATGCATCTTACATTTCTTTTCATTGGTGCAGGACGATGTTTCGGTTTTGATTATTATTTTTATAAACGTGTCCGAGGTCTCTGGTGGTAG
- the nth gene encoding endonuclease III — MSPRESKEAVKLRTKKIISSLEKMYPDAHCSLDHKNPLQLLIATMLSAQCTDARVNLTTPALFAKYKTAKDFSQAHIEDLERLVRSTGFYRNKAKNIKACAQSLMDLHNGDVPKTMEELSSLAGVGRKTANVVLGNAYGIPGMVVDTHVTRLSNRLGIAVGVDAVKLETQLMEVVSKKNWTDFSHLLISHGREICVARTPRCKICKIFRLCSKKGVTKMAD; from the coding sequence ATGAGCCCAAGGGAATCTAAAGAAGCTGTTAAACTTCGTACTAAAAAAATAATATCTAGCTTAGAGAAAATGTACCCAGATGCCCATTGTTCACTTGATCACAAAAATCCATTACAGTTATTAATTGCCACGATGCTCAGTGCACAGTGCACAGACGCTCGCGTGAACTTGACAACACCAGCTTTGTTTGCAAAATACAAAACAGCAAAAGATTTTTCTCAAGCTCATATTGAAGATCTAGAGCGGCTTGTTCGTTCAACGGGTTTTTACCGAAACAAAGCAAAAAATATTAAAGCCTGTGCACAATCATTAATGGATTTGCATAACGGTGATGTTCCAAAAACTATGGAAGAGCTTTCATCACTTGCTGGCGTTGGTCGAAAAACAGCGAATGTAGTTTTAGGTAATGCCTACGGAATTCCAGGTATGGTTGTCGACACCCATGTGACGCGGCTTTCAAATCGTTTGGGAATTGCCGTCGGGGTCGATGCTGTGAAGCTTGAAACTCAATTGATGGAAGTTGTGTCTAAAAAAAACTGGACAGATTTTTCACATTTACTTATCAGTCATGGTCGAGAAATTTGCGTCGCACGCACTCCACGGTGTAAGATCTGTAAGATATTTCGTTTATGCTCTAAAAAGGGTGTAACAAAAATGGCGGATTAA
- a CDS encoding DMT family transporter: MKLKNKWIILGPLFVILGAGMWGTESFFRVNLNRSYDPEILVFIEHLFCIAFTLPLLFLNKVSLKKIPRKAWIYLILSGSVGSAIGTTFFTMSLKELNPSVANVLLNFQPIVCVLFAMVLLKEKPGRGFSFWAIFALLCGGVIATNNFNISDFTWSIGLLYITITALAWGFSTVAGRGAMIHIPLTVATAGRFIIGAFTLFVSLAIKGKLTSENLNWPLLSQSSILQNFLLLSFVAGVIPLFFYFKGLSKTSASVAGFCELTQTFIALLLTWGVLGQPLTSVQVFAGILLLVAVYKININFARANKQY, encoded by the coding sequence ATGAAACTTAAAAACAAATGGATCATTCTTGGCCCGCTCTTCGTTATTTTAGGTGCCGGAATGTGGGGCACAGAATCTTTTTTCAGAGTTAATCTTAATCGAAGCTATGATCCTGAAATTTTAGTTTTCATTGAACATCTATTTTGCATCGCCTTCACACTGCCCCTTTTATTTTTAAATAAAGTTTCGCTTAAAAAAATTCCGCGTAAAGCTTGGATTTATCTTATTTTAAGTGGCTCTGTGGGGAGCGCTATCGGCACAACATTTTTCACCATGAGTTTAAAAGAACTAAACCCCTCTGTAGCAAATGTACTTTTGAATTTTCAACCCATCGTGTGTGTTCTATTTGCTATGGTTTTATTAAAAGAAAAACCGGGCCGTGGATTTAGTTTTTGGGCGATTTTTGCTTTGTTATGCGGTGGAGTAATTGCCACAAATAATTTTAACATTTCTGATTTCACCTGGAGCATAGGACTTCTCTACATCACAATCACAGCACTCGCTTGGGGATTTAGCACAGTGGCGGGTCGTGGAGCCATGATTCATATTCCTTTAACAGTAGCAACAGCTGGAAGATTCATAATTGGGGCATTTACTTTATTTGTTAGCCTAGCCATTAAAGGGAAATTAACGAGCGAGAATCTTAACTGGCCACTGCTTAGTCAGAGTTCTATTTTGCAAAACTTTTTACTTTTAAGTTTTGTTGCGGGAGTTATACCCTTGTTTTTTTATTTCAAAGGGCTTTCAAAAACATCTGCTAGTGTTGCGGGGTTTTGTGAACTCACACAGACTTTTATTGCACTACTTCTAACATGGGGCGTGTTGGGGCAACCGCTCACTTCAGTTCAAGTCTTCGCCGGCATTTTACTCTTAGTTGCGGTTTATAAGATTAATATTAATTTTGCGCGGGCTAATAAACAGTACTAA
- a CDS encoding ferredoxin, whose product MADKANKYPQNVAGKFYVDTQCISCDACCTSAPNNFKMNDEEGHAYLSVQPTSPEEETQCKEAMEGCPVEAIGNDGP is encoded by the coding sequence ATGGCTGATAAAGCAAATAAGTACCCACAAAATGTAGCAGGTAAATTCTATGTCGACACGCAGTGCATCTCTTGTGATGCTTGCTGCACTTCAGCGCCCAATAATTTTAAAATGAATGATGAAGAAGGCCACGCCTATTTATCTGTTCAACCAACCTCACCTGAAGAAGAAACTCAGTGTAAAGAAGCAATGGAAGGTTGCCCGGTTGAGGCTATCGGTAACGACGGGCCCTAA
- a CDS encoding M14 family zinc carboxypeptidase → MIHSLLLLIFSSALALAQGPAPSTNINEVKKLMDELKASNKKTKWNESIYNPEGWRIGGKSVQGRPLIYFICGENNKNTTLMLSSVHGDEITPIYYGFRLVSWIKGEPDLCRDHRVIIAPLVNPDGYISEKPKRTNANGIDLNRNFPTKDFDSQAVKLWKTEQKSEARRNPGTTGGSEPETKFQQWLIDEFKPSKILTVHSPLNFYDYDGPEHDGMKAFTKEYIKSCDELRGVVKKESENYNFSRYGYYPGSLGNYAGKERGIPTLTLELPTTDASKAKSYFERLKKGTHALVIYKVKD, encoded by the coding sequence ATGATTCACTCTTTATTACTATTAATATTCAGCTCAGCCCTAGCTCTCGCTCAAGGGCCAGCGCCCTCGACTAATATTAACGAGGTCAAAAAGCTCATGGATGAACTCAAAGCTTCCAATAAGAAAACCAAATGGAATGAGAGCATCTACAACCCCGAGGGCTGGCGTATTGGCGGTAAAAGCGTTCAAGGTCGCCCGCTGATATATTTTATCTGTGGTGAAAATAATAAAAACACGACCTTGATGCTCTCAAGTGTACACGGAGATGAGATCACTCCCATATATTACGGCTTTCGTCTGGTCTCTTGGATAAAGGGTGAACCCGACTTGTGTCGAGATCATCGCGTGATAATTGCGCCATTAGTTAATCCTGATGGCTATATTTCTGAAAAGCCAAAACGCACAAATGCCAATGGAATTGATCTTAATCGTAATTTTCCTACCAAAGATTTTGATTCACAAGCCGTAAAGCTTTGGAAGACTGAACAAAAATCTGAGGCACGTCGTAACCCCGGCACAACTGGTGGATCAGAGCCTGAAACAAAATTTCAACAATGGCTTATTGATGAATTTAAACCTTCAAAAATTTTAACTGTTCATTCACCACTTAATTTTTATGATTATGATGGCCCGGAACATGACGGCATGAAGGCCTTTACTAAAGAGTATATCAAATCATGTGATGAACTTCGTGGAGTCGTTAAAAAAGAAAGTGAGAACTATAATTTCTCTCGCTACGGTTATTACCCTGGAAGCCTCGGAAATTACGCAGGCAAAGAGCGCGGTATACCGACTTTAACTTTAGAGCTCCCAACAACCGATGCCTCAAAAGCAAAATCATATTTTGAACGCCTGAAAAAAGGCACACACGCCCTAGTAATTTACAAAGTAAAAGATTAA
- a CDS encoding M14 family zinc carboxypeptidase, which yields MKITKFTIQSFIAALVVLSLGQVGFTTLAPEMPSTKIFRYKVQVPQTVDTVHLSKQLAAQGFDVAGVNLRKNIVEVITNDAGVEYIKTLGYQGNAFGAAPFDRAAGPDPRFLNPTTLAQKLKALNAAYPQFTRIEQIGTSIQGRPILAMLVSSTPQANDARSLAKPSIIFDGLHHAREIMTPEVVLDVAETLLKSAFVDNEARAKEIIAGWNVWVIPMLNLDGSNIVWSSNSMWRKNAHADQNRVFGVDLNRNYVYKWNACNGSSGSSWSETYRGATAGSEPETQALMKLAEAVRPTAYLSYHSYSELIIYPYGCRGQYSAEALLEDRVGKELAKRLPGDTGGNYAVGTPWQLLYDVDGDSMDHIHANYGSLAFTFEVNEDFHPPYSLREQTLVKHRAAWIYLLNVSDQNLLTVNVVDQKSNRPAAAAVVDVNTIVLSHGEMPFRTNAIGKFFKVLDPSTYVVTAKLPDGRSAKLQVQMSGRPQQVTISIP from the coding sequence ATGAAAATTACTAAATTTACGATTCAATCATTTATTGCGGCTTTAGTTGTACTGAGTTTGGGACAAGTGGGTTTCACAACACTTGCACCTGAAATGCCCAGCACTAAAATTTTTCGTTATAAAGTTCAAGTTCCACAAACTGTCGATACCGTTCACTTGAGCAAGCAACTTGCAGCTCAGGGTTTTGACGTTGCCGGCGTTAACTTAAGAAAAAATATCGTAGAAGTTATCACAAATGATGCTGGAGTTGAGTACATCAAAACTCTTGGTTATCAAGGCAATGCTTTTGGTGCTGCTCCTTTTGATCGTGCAGCTGGGCCAGACCCACGGTTTTTGAATCCAACAACTTTGGCTCAAAAATTAAAAGCATTAAACGCGGCTTATCCACAATTCACACGCATCGAACAGATCGGCACATCCATTCAAGGTCGCCCGATTTTAGCGATGCTTGTTTCATCTACACCGCAAGCAAATGATGCTCGTTCACTAGCTAAACCTTCAATTATTTTTGACGGTTTACATCACGCGCGCGAAATTATGACTCCTGAAGTGGTACTCGATGTTGCAGAAACCTTACTTAAAAGTGCATTCGTTGATAACGAAGCTCGTGCTAAAGAAATCATTGCAGGCTGGAACGTTTGGGTGATCCCAATGTTAAACTTAGACGGATCAAACATCGTCTGGAGTAGCAATAGCATGTGGAGAAAAAATGCCCACGCTGATCAAAATCGCGTGTTTGGCGTCGATCTCAATCGTAACTATGTTTACAAATGGAATGCATGTAACGGATCTTCAGGTTCATCCTGGAGTGAAACATACCGTGGCGCAACAGCTGGTAGCGAACCTGAGACACAAGCGCTCATGAAACTTGCTGAGGCAGTTCGACCAACAGCATATTTATCTTATCACTCATATTCTGAATTAATTATTTATCCCTACGGATGTCGCGGACAATACTCTGCTGAAGCATTGTTAGAAGACCGTGTGGGTAAAGAACTCGCTAAACGTTTGCCTGGTGATACTGGTGGAAATTATGCCGTTGGTACACCTTGGCAGCTTCTTTATGATGTAGACGGAGATTCCATGGATCATATCCATGCTAACTACGGATCCCTTGCGTTTACATTTGAAGTAAACGAAGACTTTCATCCTCCGTATTCATTAAGAGAGCAAACACTTGTTAAGCACAGAGCTGCTTGGATTTACCTGCTCAACGTATCTGATCAGAATCTCCTCACAGTAAATGTTGTTGATCAAAAATCAAATCGACCTGCAGCAGCTGCGGTTGTTGATGTGAACACCATCGTGCTTAGCCATGGTGAAATGCCATTTCGCACAAATGCGATCGGCAAATTCTTCAAGGTTTTGGACCCTTCAACATACGTTGTAACTGCTAAACTGCCTGATGGTCGTAGTGCGAAGTTACAAGTTCAAATGAGTGGACGTCCTCAACAGGTTACGATCAGTATTCCTTAA
- a CDS encoding thiamine ABC transporter substrate-binding protein codes for MNSSALITLVIYAYSSFTSSWGVGPGLVKKFEESCKCKVVLVDAGDGGAMLGRLKLEGNKTEADMIIGIDETLIPKVQKDLKWASKFLAFDKGPYAFVYNSNYVKAPPKSLDDLLDPQWKGQIVIQDPRLSTVGLGLLLWIIKEKGEDGAWEYLKKLKSQVKLVTPNWDLAYGLFKKNQAKLVFSYWTSPAYHIQEEKKQEFKAAEFIRGHYVQTEYLVVNPNSKKHELAQKFSDFMLSTFAQEEIPKKNFMYPVNAKAKLTPAFKQLGVVKEIEPLSAQELEKLDVWLKKWREIFS; via the coding sequence ATGAACTCATCAGCACTTATTACTCTTGTCATTTATGCTTATAGTTCTTTTACTTCGTCGTGGGGAGTCGGCCCCGGGCTTGTTAAAAAATTTGAAGAATCATGCAAATGTAAAGTTGTACTCGTCGATGCAGGTGATGGTGGCGCTATGCTTGGGCGCTTAAAGCTTGAGGGAAATAAAACTGAAGCTGATATGATTATAGGAATTGATGAGACGTTGATTCCAAAAGTACAAAAAGATTTAAAATGGGCTTCAAAGTTTTTGGCTTTTGATAAGGGCCCTTATGCATTTGTGTACAATTCAAATTATGTTAAGGCCCCACCTAAATCTCTTGATGATCTGCTTGACCCTCAATGGAAGGGCCAAATTGTTATTCAAGATCCAAGGCTCTCAACTGTAGGGCTTGGACTTCTGCTTTGGATTATAAAAGAAAAAGGTGAAGATGGTGCCTGGGAATATTTAAAAAAACTAAAATCACAAGTAAAGCTCGTAACCCCGAATTGGGATTTAGCTTACGGTCTTTTTAAAAAAAATCAGGCAAAACTTGTATTTAGTTATTGGACTTCACCGGCCTACCATATTCAAGAAGAGAAAAAACAAGAGTTCAAAGCGGCAGAATTTATTCGTGGTCATTATGTGCAAACAGAATATCTAGTGGTGAATCCAAATTCTAAAAAACACGAGTTGGCTCAGAAATTTTCTGATTTCATGTTGAGCACTTTTGCACAAGAAGAGATTCCTAAAAAGAATTTCATGTACCCAGTTAATGCAAAGGCAAAACTCACCCCTGCCTTTAAGCAATTGGGAGTAGTGAAAGAGATTGAACCTTTAAGTGCGCAAGAGCTTGAAAAATTAGATGTCTGGCTCAAAAAATGGCGTGAGATTTTTTCATAA